Proteins encoded in a region of the Zea mays cultivar B73 chromosome 4, Zm-B73-REFERENCE-NAM-5.0, whole genome shotgun sequence genome:
- the LOC100217252 gene encoding uncharacterized LOC100217252 has protein sequence MMGIPLVCYCLAVPKPVIAFCRLLSAVRDAALLMLAVVGLCRFPPDGAVDAGHQPGEVKARLPAVEYGQLLAEHDEQQQSGDHDCDGDAASSDCIVCLETLEAADEVRRLGNCAHAFHRACIDRWIDLGRATCPLCRSDLLPRAPGWASRLGLGRLTRVR, from the coding sequence ATGATGGGGATCCCGCTGGTGTGCTACTGCCTCGCCGTGCCCAAGCCGGTCATCGCCTTCTGCAGGCTGCTCAGCGCCGTCAGGGACGCCGCCCTGCTGATGCTGGCCGTGGTGGGGCTGTGCCGCTTCCCGCCCGACGGCGCGGTGGACGCCGGCCACCAGCCCGGCGAGGTGAAGGCCCGGCTCCCCGCCGTGGAGTACGGCCAGCTCCTGGCCGAGCACGACGAGCAGCAGCAGTCCGGCGACCACGACTGCGACGGGGACGCCGCGTCGTCGGATTGCATCGTGTGCCTCGAGACGCTGGAGGCGGCGGACGAGGTGCGGCGGCTGGGCAACTGCGCGCACGCCTTCCACCGCGCCTGCATCGACCGCTGGATCGACCTCGGCCGCGCGACCTGCCCGCTCTGCCGCTCCGACCTCCTGCCGCGCGCGCCGGGCTGGGCCAGCCGGCTCGGCCTGGGCCGGCTCACGCGCGTTCGGTGA